One segment of bacterium DNA contains the following:
- a CDS encoding ABC transporter ATP-binding protein: MTAGDLRLMVHGLRAAYGDVQVLRGLDLGVAAGEIVALIGANGAGKSTLLKCISGLIAPVSGTILLNGRSTGGLPAARIAQLGIAHVPEGRQIFGRLSVADNLMLGAYGQRRRLTPAALAARTADVCEIFPALLPRLATEASLLSGGQQQMLAIARGLMAGPAVLMIDEPSLGLAPVLVTEIFAVLRRLRDAGAAVLIVEQNARLALAVADRGYVLETGRVVLAGTGRELARMPEVVHRYLGVGAAIDPGSGDAAALAARLRAVLA; encoded by the coding sequence ATGACGGCGGGCGATCTGCGCCTCATGGTGCACGGGCTGCGGGCGGCGTACGGCGACGTGCAGGTCCTGCGCGGCCTGGACCTCGGGGTGGCGGCCGGCGAGATCGTCGCACTCATCGGCGCAAACGGCGCCGGCAAGTCGACGCTGCTCAAGTGCATTTCCGGCCTCATCGCGCCGGTCTCCGGGACCATCCTGTTGAACGGACGATCGACCGGCGGCCTCCCGGCGGCGCGGATCGCGCAGCTGGGAATCGCGCATGTGCCGGAAGGGCGCCAGATCTTCGGCCGCCTGAGCGTGGCCGACAACCTGATGCTCGGCGCCTACGGCCAGCGCCGCCGGCTCACGCCGGCGGCGCTGGCTGCGCGGACCGCGGACGTCTGCGAAATCTTCCCCGCGCTCCTTCCCCGTCTCGCCACGGAGGCGTCCCTGCTCTCCGGAGGCCAGCAGCAGATGCTCGCGATCGCCCGGGGCCTCATGGCCGGGCCCGCCGTCCTGATGATCGACGAGCCGTCGCTGGGGCTCGCGCCGGTGCTGGTGACGGAGATCTTCGCGGTGCTGCGGCGGCTCCGCGACGCCGGCGCCGCCGTGCTGATCGTCGAGCAGAACGCGCGGCTCGCCCTCGCGGTCGCCGACCGGGGCTACGTGCTCGAGACCGGGCGGGTGGTGCTGGCGGGCACCGGCCGGGAGCTTGCGCGCATGCCCGAGGTCGTCCACCGGTACCTGGGCGTGGGCGCGGCCATCGATCCGGGCAGCGGGGACGCAGCCGCGCTGGCCGCGCGGCTGCGGGCGGTGCTGGCTTAG